A single window of Granulicella mallensis MP5ACTX8 DNA harbors:
- a CDS encoding glycoside hydrolase family 43 protein, whose translation MYRYLRTTLVLFASLPFVSAGWAQANANLAQQGWYADPEIRIFAGQYWIYPTSSSPNPDSDEHRSFNPLQQRLRSGHVVHPVYLLHTSLDAFSSPDLVHWTKHKDVLDIRNVSWAAYAIWAPTAIHLNGKYYLFFAANDIQKSDTFLGGIGVAVSDQPGGPFVDALGKPLIGEFHNGAQPIDPMVYKDDDGSIYFYYGGQGHCNVARLSPDLKSVIPMKDGSMYKEITPGNYVEGPFMIKRKGVYYFMWSEGDWGDSSYGVAYGKSNSPTGPFERIGKILGTDPAIANGPGHHSVVQIPGTDDWYIVYHRHPLGTTGPNERVMAIDSMHFDAEGNIETVKMTKEGPKPRLLSPQSNKH comes from the coding sequence GTGTACCGATATCTTCGAACTACCCTTGTACTCTTCGCCTCGCTGCCATTCGTCTCCGCCGGATGGGCGCAGGCTAACGCGAATCTTGCACAGCAGGGATGGTATGCCGATCCTGAGATCCGCATCTTTGCGGGGCAGTATTGGATCTATCCAACGTCTTCCAGTCCTAACCCGGATAGCGACGAGCATCGAAGCTTCAATCCCCTGCAGCAGAGACTGCGTAGCGGGCATGTTGTGCATCCGGTTTATCTGCTGCATACGTCTCTGGATGCTTTCTCTTCGCCTGACCTCGTGCACTGGACGAAGCATAAAGACGTGCTGGACATCAGGAATGTCTCCTGGGCGGCCTACGCGATCTGGGCACCGACGGCCATCCATCTGAACGGCAAGTACTATCTCTTCTTCGCTGCAAACGACATCCAGAAGAGCGACACCTTTCTCGGCGGAATCGGTGTGGCCGTTAGTGATCAGCCGGGTGGGCCGTTCGTGGACGCGCTGGGCAAACCGCTCATCGGCGAGTTTCACAATGGAGCTCAGCCGATCGATCCGATGGTGTACAAGGACGATGATGGGTCGATCTATTTCTATTACGGTGGACAGGGGCACTGCAATGTGGCCCGTCTCTCGCCCGACCTGAAGAGTGTGATTCCCATGAAGGACGGCTCGATGTACAAGGAGATCACGCCGGGGAATTACGTCGAGGGGCCGTTCATGATCAAACGGAAGGGCGTGTACTACTTCATGTGGTCGGAGGGCGATTGGGGCGACTCAAGCTATGGGGTCGCTTATGGGAAGAGCAACAGTCCGACGGGCCCGTTCGAGCGCATCGGCAAGATCCTGGGGACGGACCCGGCTATTGCGAACGGGCCGGGGCATCACTCAGTGGTTCAGATTCCGGGAACGGATGATTGGTACATCGTCTATCATCGTCATCCTCTTGGAACGACGGGGCCGAACGAACGGGTGATGGCCATTGACTCGATGCACTTCGATGCGGAGGGCAATATTGAAACGGTCAAGATGACGAAAGAAGGGCCGAAGCCTCGGCTTCTGTCTCCTCAGTCCAACAAGCATTAG
- a CDS encoding NAD(P)H-dependent flavin oxidoreductase, giving the protein MMRVDRKHPWRESEAAQRLGVRYPIIQGPFGGLSSVALAASVSNSGGLGSFGAAQLSPTQIKETVAQLRESTDKPFSINLWVSTYDEAAPSTTGARIEASVLATQHYFAELNIPTPEAPKFSAPDFNAQVDALLQARPPVASFIFGIPPKSVLEACRTSGIVTIGSATTGDEAKAVADAGMDLVVASGFEAGGHRGSFLSPAEASLTGTFALIPQVADTVGIPVIAAGGIADARGIVAAFALGADAVQVGTAFLVCEGSGIGPLHRRALLSDAVRSTGLSRYFSGRLARGIRNRFMNDMDKSALDPLPYPLQRALMRPYTEAATRQERTDFLPLWAGQAAALIRHTTVEALMESLIRETDELYRNLSL; this is encoded by the coding sequence ATGATGAGAGTAGATCGCAAGCATCCGTGGAGGGAGAGTGAAGCCGCACAGCGTCTCGGCGTTCGGTATCCCATTATCCAGGGGCCATTCGGTGGCCTCTCGTCGGTTGCGCTTGCAGCATCCGTGTCCAATAGCGGTGGTCTGGGCTCCTTTGGTGCTGCTCAACTGAGTCCAACTCAGATCAAGGAAACCGTGGCCCAACTACGCGAATCCACGGACAAGCCCTTCTCCATCAATCTCTGGGTTTCTACCTACGATGAGGCTGCTCCCTCAACGACGGGCGCCCGTATCGAAGCGAGTGTGCTGGCAACTCAACACTATTTCGCAGAGCTGAATATTCCAACACCCGAAGCTCCGAAGTTCAGCGCCCCGGACTTCAATGCTCAGGTCGATGCTCTCTTGCAGGCTCGCCCGCCTGTCGCGAGTTTTATCTTTGGGATTCCTCCGAAGTCTGTGTTGGAAGCGTGTCGTACATCTGGCATCGTCACGATCGGATCGGCTACAACCGGAGACGAAGCGAAAGCCGTTGCCGATGCGGGGATGGACCTGGTTGTTGCCTCTGGCTTTGAGGCAGGAGGGCATCGGGGATCCTTCCTGTCTCCTGCCGAGGCTTCTCTCACAGGAACCTTTGCATTGATCCCGCAGGTCGCAGATACCGTAGGGATTCCGGTGATAGCGGCGGGTGGTATTGCGGATGCACGCGGCATCGTAGCTGCATTTGCTCTTGGAGCGGATGCCGTTCAGGTCGGGACTGCCTTTCTGGTTTGTGAGGGATCGGGTATCGGCCCACTCCATCGTCGGGCACTTCTTTCGGATGCGGTAAGATCGACCGGGCTTAGTCGCTACTTCAGCGGAAGACTGGCTCGTGGTATCCGAAACCGTTTCATGAACGACATGGACAAATCAGCGCTTGACCCGTTACCGTACCCACTGCAAAGAGCTCTTATGCGTCCGTATACAGAGGCTGCTACGAGGCAGGAGCGTACGGACTTTTTGCCACTCTGGGCGGGGCAAGCGGCAGCTTTGATCCGTCATACTACGGTGGAAGCTTTGATGGAGAGTTTGATTCGGGAAACGGATGAGCTCTATCGGAACCTATCGCTTTGA
- a CDS encoding S41 family peptidase, whose protein sequence is MVSSKAFRCAASLLVLCIPGLLPLHASENEAVHGGYYVDPAVHGDTLIFTSEGDLWSVNVHGGAAHRLTSSPGLERMASISPDGLTVAFSAQYEGPDEVYTIPITGGMPQRKTWDGGAVPVGWKPDGRLVISTNRYSTLPDPGLVLVGSHGERERVPLATGSEAAYSADGKTLFFTRFEKQWSNTKRYKGGWPQSIWRFDGQGEAVAMAADWVGTSHNPMFWNGRVYFLSDRDGVMNVWSMDQEGHDLKQESHQHGFDIEAASVSDGNMVYACGADLWSLDLKTGHETVIPITLMSDFDQMREHWVKKPVSYLTEVHIAPDGSSAVFTARGEVFTLPVRSGRIIKVAGDSATRYRGARFLPDGKSVVALSTESGETEFWKYPANGEGKPEQWTHDAKVLRWEGVPSPDGRWLAHHDKDEQLWVYDTKTKQSKRIAQSTTGDFSDLSWSPDSRWLAYVETAENQFSQTKVLNVESGAITTITSDRYNSVNPIWSSDGKWLYFLSDRMLKTTVMSPWGSRMPQPHFDRPVKIYELALTSGLRSPFLPPDELHPETPEKEEKEKREKEKEKKAADKTKDKAEDKAKKDDAGEKADAEKADAEKKKVPEVKIDFTDIQARLTEVPVPAGNYDGLQATEKRLCWLNSNDEADRKRSLQCLDIANKGDDVDTVMTDVKGYEVSLDRKKILLHKQDDFYIVDSDVKASGLGDPKVLGKAKIDLSHWTFSTTPRAEFRGIFLDAWRLERDYFYDRHMHGVDWTAMRDRYLPLVDRVSDRDELNEVIAQMVSELSALHTFVYGGDERKPSDEIGLAALGAELRRDEKAGGYVVEHIYLHDPDLPNLAPPLAHPDSMVHEGEVIVSLDGTDLLSVPDERELLRGKADTQVMLQVKSKTGEIRNVLVKPIKSGDENNLRYAEWEYSRRLKVESDSGGKIGYVHLRAMGPDDINQWAREYYPIFDRQGLIIDVRHNGGGNIDSWLLSTLLRKAWFYWQPRVGNPSWNMQDAFRGHIVVLCDQETASDGEAFTEGFKRFEMGKVIGTRTWGGEIWLSGSNRQADGGVATAAETGVYGPEGKWLIEGHGVEPDITVDNLPHATFTGGDAQLQSAIELLKQQIQSDPRPVPKAPPYPDKSFKY, encoded by the coding sequence ATGGTGTCTTCGAAGGCGTTTCGCTGTGCTGCAAGTCTTCTTGTGCTCTGCATTCCTGGTTTGCTGCCGCTACATGCAAGTGAGAATGAGGCGGTGCACGGTGGCTATTATGTCGATCCGGCAGTGCATGGCGACACGCTGATCTTTACCTCCGAAGGGGATCTCTGGTCGGTCAACGTGCATGGTGGTGCGGCGCACAGGTTGACCTCCAGCCCCGGTCTGGAGAGGATGGCGAGCATCTCACCGGATGGGCTGACAGTTGCGTTCTCTGCGCAGTATGAGGGGCCGGACGAGGTCTATACGATTCCGATTACAGGTGGGATGCCGCAGCGGAAGACCTGGGATGGTGGCGCAGTTCCAGTGGGATGGAAGCCAGATGGCCGTCTGGTGATTTCGACGAATCGCTATTCAACGCTGCCCGATCCTGGACTGGTGCTGGTCGGCAGCCATGGTGAACGTGAGAGGGTGCCGCTGGCCACGGGTTCAGAGGCAGCGTATTCGGCGGATGGAAAGACGTTGTTCTTTACGCGATTTGAGAAGCAGTGGAGCAACACCAAACGCTACAAGGGCGGATGGCCTCAAAGCATATGGCGGTTCGATGGACAGGGAGAGGCTGTAGCGATGGCGGCGGATTGGGTGGGAACTTCGCACAATCCAATGTTCTGGAATGGACGCGTGTACTTTCTCTCGGATCGGGATGGGGTGATGAATGTCTGGTCCATGGACCAGGAAGGGCACGACCTGAAGCAGGAGAGCCATCAGCACGGATTCGATATTGAGGCTGCTTCTGTCTCCGATGGAAACATGGTGTACGCGTGCGGCGCGGACCTGTGGTCTCTTGATTTGAAGACGGGACATGAGACGGTGATTCCGATCACGTTGATGTCGGACTTCGACCAGATGCGCGAACACTGGGTCAAGAAGCCCGTGAGTTATCTGACGGAGGTACATATCGCGCCGGATGGCAGCAGTGCCGTGTTCACGGCACGCGGCGAGGTGTTTACGCTGCCTGTACGGAGTGGACGGATCATCAAGGTCGCTGGCGATTCTGCGACGCGATATCGCGGGGCCCGTTTCCTGCCTGATGGAAAGAGCGTTGTTGCGCTTTCGACCGAGAGCGGTGAGACGGAGTTCTGGAAGTATCCCGCGAATGGCGAAGGTAAACCGGAGCAATGGACCCACGACGCGAAGGTGCTGCGCTGGGAGGGTGTGCCCTCTCCGGATGGGCGATGGCTGGCTCACCACGACAAGGATGAGCAACTCTGGGTCTATGACACGAAGACGAAGCAGAGCAAGCGGATCGCGCAGTCGACGACGGGTGACTTTTCGGATTTGAGCTGGTCTCCGGATAGCCGGTGGCTGGCGTATGTGGAGACGGCGGAAAATCAGTTTTCACAGACCAAGGTGTTGAATGTGGAATCGGGTGCGATCACGACGATTACTTCCGATCGCTATAACAGCGTGAATCCGATCTGGAGCTCCGATGGCAAGTGGCTCTACTTCCTCTCGGACAGGATGCTTAAGACGACGGTGATGTCTCCGTGGGGATCACGGATGCCACAGCCGCACTTTGATCGCCCGGTGAAGATCTATGAACTCGCACTGACATCGGGACTTCGGTCTCCTTTCCTGCCGCCCGATGAGCTGCATCCGGAGACGCCGGAGAAGGAAGAGAAGGAGAAGCGGGAAAAAGAGAAAGAGAAGAAAGCAGCAGACAAGACCAAGGACAAGGCAGAGGACAAGGCGAAGAAAGATGACGCCGGGGAGAAAGCAGATGCCGAAAAGGCGGACGCGGAGAAGAAGAAAGTTCCCGAGGTCAAGATCGATTTCACGGACATCCAGGCACGTTTGACAGAGGTTCCGGTTCCTGCGGGAAACTACGATGGTCTGCAGGCTACGGAGAAGCGGCTGTGCTGGCTGAACTCAAATGATGAGGCTGATCGGAAGAGGTCGTTGCAGTGTCTCGACATCGCGAACAAGGGCGATGACGTGGATACCGTGATGACGGATGTGAAAGGGTATGAGGTCTCGCTGGACAGGAAGAAGATTCTTCTGCACAAGCAGGATGATTTTTATATTGTCGATTCCGACGTGAAGGCCTCCGGGCTCGGCGATCCGAAGGTGCTCGGCAAGGCGAAGATCGATCTTTCGCATTGGACCTTTTCGACTACGCCAAGGGCTGAGTTCAGAGGGATCTTTCTGGACGCGTGGCGGCTGGAGAGGGACTATTTCTATGACCGGCACATGCACGGAGTTGATTGGACTGCGATGCGAGACCGATATCTACCGCTGGTAGATCGGGTGTCGGACCGTGACGAGTTGAACGAAGTGATCGCGCAGATGGTGAGCGAGTTGTCCGCGCTGCATACGTTTGTTTATGGCGGAGACGAGAGAAAGCCGTCCGATGAAATTGGCCTGGCGGCGCTGGGAGCGGAGCTTCGGCGCGATGAAAAAGCCGGTGGCTATGTGGTGGAACATATCTATCTGCATGATCCGGATCTGCCGAACCTGGCGCCTCCGCTGGCTCATCCGGACTCGATGGTGCATGAGGGCGAGGTGATTGTGAGCCTCGATGGAACGGACTTGCTGAGCGTACCGGATGAACGCGAGTTGTTGCGCGGCAAGGCCGATACGCAGGTGATGCTGCAGGTGAAGTCGAAGACCGGAGAGATACGCAATGTACTGGTGAAGCCCATCAAGTCGGGGGATGAGAACAATCTGCGCTATGCGGAGTGGGAGTACTCGCGGCGATTGAAGGTGGAGTCGGATTCGGGCGGCAAGATCGGATATGTTCACCTGCGTGCCATGGGGCCGGACGATATCAATCAGTGGGCGCGGGAGTATTATCCGATCTTCGACCGGCAGGGATTGATCATCGACGTTCGTCATAATGGGGGCGGCAATATCGACTCGTGGTTGCTGAGCACGCTGCTAAGGAAGGCGTGGTTCTACTGGCAGCCGCGGGTGGGCAATCCCTCATGGAACATGCAGGACGCGTTCCGGGGGCACATTGTTGTGCTGTGCGACCAGGAGACGGCCTCTGACGGAGAAGCGTTTACGGAGGGCTTCAAACGCTTCGAGATGGGGAAGGTGATTGGAACCCGCACATGGGGCGGAGAGATCTGGCTCAGTGGAAGCAATCGCCAGGCGGATGGCGGCGTGGCTACGGCGGCGGAGACTGGGGTGTATGGGCCGGAAGGAAAGTGGTTGATCGAGGGGCATGGTGTTGAGCCGGATATCACGGTCGATAATCTTCCACATGCCACCTTTACAGGCGGTGATGCGCAACTGCAGTCTGCTATTGAGTTATTGAAGCAGCAGATTCAGTCCGATCCAAGGCCTGTTCCAAAGGCTCCGCCATATCCGGACAAGTCGTTCAAGTATTGA
- a CDS encoding TolC family protein, whose protein sequence is MDTVIQLDPVHPYTLAELIDIAEHNNPHTRIVWERAKQKADALGVAKSSYYPVLAGVAAFSDERTIEPFPKPLAPRGYTMVEVPAVVPEVTLDYLLFDFGQRAAKVDAATAEKLAAGANFIQANQQVAFSVASAYYKLLTEQERLEAARQTLKTAQATQDAAETQLLNGRSTLPDVLNARAETSQAVFDLESADGDEKVARVALTEELGVEPSPDINVDGQKNAPLPDALTLPINTLIGRAMSDRPDLMAQVAEIRAADDAIRSAKSEYLPKISLSANGAQTSIWPTTDFGQLGNASEPTWSATVGVQWRIFDGGARKNELAEARSKKREAQDDLREKRDQATREVWTAYIAFRAALRKQDAAVALLASANSSYSASLEAYKYGVKNLIDVVTAEKQLAQARYSSVSARSQLFLEAVSLEFSTGNLLRPQPPATKTSTPQPQDGQPQ, encoded by the coding sequence ATGGACACGGTGATACAACTTGACCCTGTCCATCCCTACACCTTGGCCGAGTTGATCGACATCGCCGAGCACAACAATCCCCATACACGCATCGTATGGGAGCGCGCCAAGCAGAAGGCTGATGCGCTGGGCGTCGCAAAGAGTTCCTACTACCCTGTTCTCGCAGGTGTTGCCGCCTTTTCAGATGAACGCACCATCGAACCCTTCCCGAAGCCCTTGGCCCCCCGTGGTTACACCATGGTAGAAGTCCCGGCCGTCGTGCCCGAAGTCACGCTCGACTATCTTCTCTTCGACTTTGGACAGCGCGCGGCAAAAGTAGATGCAGCCACTGCCGAGAAGCTTGCCGCCGGAGCCAACTTTATCCAGGCCAACCAGCAAGTCGCCTTCTCCGTGGCCAGCGCCTATTACAAGCTGCTCACCGAGCAGGAACGCCTCGAAGCGGCACGCCAGACCCTGAAGACCGCCCAGGCGACGCAGGACGCCGCCGAGACACAGCTTCTCAACGGCCGCTCCACACTACCGGACGTCTTGAATGCACGTGCGGAAACCTCGCAGGCCGTCTTCGATCTCGAATCAGCCGACGGTGACGAGAAGGTTGCACGGGTAGCACTGACGGAAGAGCTCGGCGTAGAGCCCTCGCCAGACATCAACGTTGACGGGCAGAAGAATGCCCCCCTTCCTGACGCCCTGACTCTGCCGATCAACACGCTGATCGGCCGTGCCATGTCAGACCGTCCGGATCTCATGGCGCAGGTTGCAGAGATTCGAGCCGCCGACGATGCCATCCGTTCCGCAAAATCCGAATATCTTCCGAAGATCTCACTCTCGGCGAATGGAGCTCAAACCTCCATTTGGCCCACTACTGACTTCGGTCAGCTTGGAAATGCCAGTGAGCCAACATGGTCGGCAACGGTGGGCGTGCAGTGGAGGATCTTTGACGGTGGTGCGCGGAAGAACGAACTGGCTGAGGCCCGATCGAAGAAACGCGAGGCCCAGGATGATCTGAGAGAAAAGCGCGATCAGGCTACACGAGAGGTCTGGACAGCCTATATCGCCTTCCGCGCGGCACTTCGCAAACAAGATGCCGCTGTAGCGCTCCTTGCCTCCGCAAACTCTTCTTACTCCGCCTCGCTCGAAGCTTACAAATATGGAGTTAAAAATTTGATCGATGTCGTCACAGCGGAAAAGCAGTTGGCGCAGGCACGTTACTCCAGCGTCTCCGCGCGATCTCAGCTCTTTCTTGAAGCGGTCTCTCTGGAATTCAGCACCGGCAACCTGTTGCGGCCACAACCGCCGGCAACGAAGACATCAACTCCGCAACCTCAGGATGGCCAACCACAATGA
- a CDS encoding YtcA family lipoprotein, whose product MTRRTSIFVPAIFLLCTGCGRAPSIDIIGSFFPVWMVCLTIAIVLASILRLILLRYQFEAEIGPVALFYPSVVILFSCLLWLIFFR is encoded by the coding sequence ATGACCCGAAGAACTTCCATCTTCGTTCCAGCGATCTTCCTGCTTTGCACCGGATGCGGCCGCGCGCCGTCCATCGATATCATTGGTTCCTTCTTTCCCGTCTGGATGGTCTGCCTAACAATCGCGATCGTTCTCGCCTCTATCCTGCGGCTCATCTTGCTGCGCTATCAATTCGAGGCGGAGATCGGTCCCGTTGCCCTCTTCTACCCCTCCGTCGTCATCCTCTTCAGCTGCCTGCTGTGGTTGATCTTTTTTCGCTGA
- a CDS encoding efflux RND transporter periplasmic adaptor subunit, which translates to MDQETQSTHRKRLGRWVLIGVVIAAVLTLLLTVYQVDRHPRTDDANVWANYIEIAPEVSGRLVQLPVKDNAFVKKGDLLFVIDPRPYEYALQQALADQDLLEQQIIDEARKIAAQNSSVDAATAAVHVSKTGIQTASSSIDLAKAAVTRAQAASAAAEARLKYATNDLNRIQPLLQKQYVTVDQVDQANTAVRVAQGNYDESQAALAQSQAALNQAVLQHEQAGNTAVESQARLGQAIHTVDRVETLIAQRPARASRVDSARLDLERTRVLAPFDAYVTSMNISEGAYARPGSPLFTLIDSRNWYVIANYRESKLKNIHIGSPVDVYVMAHPDHRFEGHVESIGYGIFPEDGKQADGLPNIERTLNWVHLSARFPVRVHIDNPDPSLFRIGATAVTVVR; encoded by the coding sequence ATGGATCAAGAGACGCAAAGCACGCATCGCAAACGCCTCGGCCGCTGGGTTCTCATCGGTGTCGTCATCGCTGCGGTACTTACTCTCCTGCTGACCGTCTATCAGGTCGATCGTCACCCGCGAACGGATGACGCCAACGTCTGGGCTAACTACATTGAGATCGCACCGGAGGTTAGCGGACGGCTCGTCCAATTGCCCGTGAAGGACAATGCTTTTGTGAAGAAGGGCGACCTACTGTTCGTCATCGATCCGCGCCCCTATGAATACGCACTACAACAGGCACTGGCCGACCAGGACCTGCTGGAACAGCAGATCATCGACGAAGCACGCAAGATCGCCGCACAGAACAGCTCCGTCGACGCTGCCACCGCCGCGGTTCATGTCTCGAAGACTGGCATTCAAACCGCCAGCAGCAGCATCGATCTGGCCAAAGCCGCTGTCACTCGAGCACAGGCAGCCAGTGCCGCGGCCGAGGCGCGGTTGAAGTATGCGACCAACGACCTCAACCGCATCCAGCCCTTGCTGCAAAAGCAGTACGTCACAGTCGACCAGGTCGATCAGGCCAACACTGCTGTGCGCGTCGCGCAGGGAAACTACGACGAATCTCAGGCCGCACTCGCCCAGTCACAAGCCGCACTAAATCAGGCAGTGCTGCAGCACGAACAAGCCGGGAATACCGCCGTAGAGTCGCAGGCCCGGTTGGGCCAGGCGATCCACACCGTCGACCGCGTAGAGACCTTGATAGCGCAGAGACCCGCCAGAGCCTCCAGGGTCGACAGTGCACGGCTCGACCTCGAGCGCACGCGCGTACTCGCTCCCTTCGACGCTTACGTCACCAGCATGAATATCTCTGAAGGCGCTTACGCCCGTCCCGGCAGCCCCCTGTTTACGCTCATCGATAGCCGCAACTGGTACGTCATCGCCAACTATCGCGAGTCCAAGCTGAAAAACATCCACATCGGTTCGCCGGTCGATGTCTACGTGATGGCACATCCGGACCACAGGTTTGAAGGCCATGTGGAGAGCATCGGCTACGGCATCTTCCCCGAAGACGGCAAGCAGGCCGATGGCCTGCCCAATATCGAGCGCACCCTCAACTGGGTCCACCTCTCGGCGAGGTTCCCGGTCCGCGTGCATATTGATAATCCCGACCCAAGCCTGTTCCGCATTGGAGCCACCGCTGTCACGGTTGTGAGGTAG
- a CDS encoding FUSC family protein, with protein sequence MAANLGATSLSTWIDRFWQDLQPMPGRLNSSLRVVLSTVLTLILLMTLRMPSASIGLYFVFLVGRDSPSVSLRSGLFSVIAFAVTVATVLGVVALTDNNPVARLLSVSVVVFLSGMLMLSTNLTVLASTWGFIYCTLIAFWETQAPSDYLVKQSLYLIGTVSIAVLCSVAVEYCFGVKHPATELQNQRRIRYEALSRMFSLYAQGATREQLTPAVIGVSRLAASGQNGMLQLYNTIVDRKLDPGALPIGTRVRITMLAQLMDVSAAFGTQNLTVTDPELQRRCGHIAALCLDLIHDIRPKARELEEQRYTGTTNLLDRVDENLHAILSMPSEVGGEKNKELVALPSSKTPIFIPGAFTRKETVAFALKLSLCATICYIIVRAVDWPGISTSVITVVIAGLSTSGAIKQKLIFRLVGAAIGGLIFGIGSTIYLFPHMDSITSLVLLIAAISMLAAWWAGGRQFNYVGLQIAFAFYLVAFEGFSSPTQLAPARDRLIGILLALVVMAFVFDLLWPVRTVTAMRGSLAAMMQLATDYLQKASTISGLPVLRQEADAIRDQLGKTVGTVRAMSETVEYEFGADVKQQLVSSEMILGASLTLVAFFWNQFAVLHREEDLDFLQQPELIAMRLRMAEGMKTMANATVKKTEFAMIAPGTLVEASLLDHPRYGEFARNSVDRYQELEKVVLRLTTLA encoded by the coding sequence ATGGCCGCAAACCTCGGGGCTACGAGCCTAAGCACATGGATCGATCGCTTCTGGCAAGACCTGCAGCCGATGCCAGGACGGCTGAACAGCTCCCTGCGTGTCGTTCTCTCCACCGTCCTCACGCTCATCCTTCTGATGACGCTGAGGATGCCCTCTGCCTCGATAGGCCTTTACTTTGTCTTTCTCGTCGGGCGTGACTCCCCTTCAGTCTCGCTCAGGTCCGGTCTCTTCTCCGTAATAGCCTTTGCTGTTACGGTAGCTACCGTTCTCGGCGTCGTCGCCCTTACAGACAACAATCCCGTAGCACGGCTTCTGAGCGTCTCTGTAGTTGTCTTCCTCTCGGGAATGCTGATGCTCTCCACGAACCTTACAGTTCTGGCCTCCACCTGGGGATTCATCTACTGCACACTGATCGCATTCTGGGAGACACAAGCCCCCTCCGACTATCTGGTCAAGCAGTCGCTGTACCTCATCGGAACAGTCTCGATTGCAGTCCTGTGTTCTGTCGCCGTCGAATATTGCTTTGGAGTCAAACATCCCGCCACAGAGCTCCAGAATCAGCGCAGGATTCGCTACGAGGCGCTCAGCAGAATGTTCTCTCTGTACGCGCAGGGCGCTACACGGGAACAACTCACCCCAGCGGTGATCGGCGTCTCTCGCCTCGCCGCCTCGGGGCAGAACGGAATGCTGCAGCTCTACAACACCATCGTCGATCGCAAGCTTGATCCGGGAGCGCTGCCCATTGGAACGCGTGTCCGCATCACCATGCTGGCGCAACTGATGGACGTCTCCGCTGCCTTCGGCACACAAAATCTCACCGTTACAGACCCGGAGCTTCAACGCCGCTGTGGCCACATCGCCGCCCTCTGCCTGGATCTCATCCATGACATCAGGCCGAAGGCCAGAGAGCTGGAAGAGCAGAGATATACGGGAACCACCAACCTGCTCGATCGCGTCGATGAAAATCTCCACGCCATTCTCTCCATGCCCTCGGAGGTAGGGGGAGAAAAAAACAAAGAACTAGTCGCATTGCCTTCGAGCAAAACTCCTATCTTTATCCCCGGCGCTTTCACACGAAAGGAAACCGTCGCCTTCGCACTCAAGCTCAGCCTGTGCGCTACGATCTGCTACATCATTGTTCGCGCCGTTGATTGGCCAGGGATCTCTACCTCGGTCATCACGGTTGTAATTGCAGGACTCAGCACCAGTGGTGCGATTAAGCAGAAGCTCATCTTTCGTCTCGTAGGCGCTGCCATTGGTGGTCTGATCTTTGGAATAGGATCTACGATCTACCTCTTCCCGCACATGGATTCAATCACCTCCCTGGTCCTGCTCATCGCAGCCATCTCGATGCTTGCAGCCTGGTGGGCCGGCGGACGCCAGTTCAACTATGTAGGTCTGCAGATTGCGTTCGCCTTCTACCTCGTAGCTTTCGAAGGCTTCAGCTCACCCACCCAGCTTGCGCCCGCCCGTGATCGCCTCATCGGCATTCTTCTTGCGCTCGTCGTCATGGCGTTCGTCTTCGACCTGCTCTGGCCGGTACGCACCGTAACCGCCATGAGAGGCTCTCTGGCAGCGATGATGCAACTTGCTACGGACTATCTGCAGAAAGCCAGCACAATCAGCGGACTTCCCGTGCTTCGGCAAGAAGCCGATGCTATTCGCGACCAACTCGGCAAGACAGTTGGCACAGTCCGGGCCATGAGCGAAACGGTAGAGTACGAGTTCGGCGCTGACGTCAAACAACAGCTCGTCTCCAGCGAAATGATCCTAGGAGCCTCGCTGACCTTAGTCGCCTTCTTCTGGAATCAATTTGCTGTCCTGCATCGTGAAGAGGACCTCGACTTTCTACAGCAACCCGAACTCATTGCGATGCGCCTCAGGATGGCGGAGGGCATGAAGACGATGGCCAACGCAACCGTAAAAAAGACTGAATTCGCAATGATAGCTCCCGGCACACTCGTCGAAGCCTCGCTGCTCGATCATCCCCGTTATGGTGAGTTTGCCCGAAATTCAGTCGATCGATATCAAGAGCTGGAGAAGGTCGTGCTGCGTCTCACAACACTGGCATAA